The Beijerinckiaceae bacterium RH AL1 genome has a segment encoding these proteins:
- a CDS encoding hypothetical protein (ID:RHAL1_04164;~conserved protein of unknown function;~source:Prodigal:2.6), with translation MRAAIAGHDDGKAAVRAIAQAYVAFATSNPALYRLMFGPEFARPDFCAEAAEAAGTGAKAVLREVIVRGIADRRFDVRDDPASIEMAILSCWSLVHGLAMLMIDETANQTAPLDELVKAVMRPFLRGLCRR, from the coding sequence ATGCGCGCCGCGATCGCCGGCCACGACGACGGCAAGGCCGCCGTGCGCGCCATCGCGCAGGCCTATGTCGCCTTCGCGACCAGCAACCCGGCGCTCTACCGGCTGATGTTCGGCCCCGAGTTCGCGCGCCCCGACTTCTGTGCCGAAGCGGCCGAGGCGGCGGGCACCGGTGCCAAGGCCGTGCTGCGCGAGGTCATCGTGCGCGGCATCGCCGACCGCCGCTTCGACGTCCGCGACGATCCGGCGTCGATCGAGATGGCGATCCTCTCCTGCTGGTCGCTCGTCCACGGCCTGGCGATGCTGATGATCGACGAGACGGCAAATCAGACGGCGCCGCTCGACGAGCTCGTGAAGGCGGTGATGCGTCCCTTCCTGAGAGGCCTGTGCCGGCGGTAG
- a CDS encoding Isochorismatase (ID:RHAL1_04166;~source:Prodigal:2.6), which translates to MSTPQTLRDVSGLGAEAPSLKSSALIMIDFQNTYREGVMKLEGVEPAIKEGAKILGRAREAGIPIFHIQHDAGAGSPYDVNAKIGAIADEVAPAGGEAVIVKNYPSAFVGTELQKQLDAAGIKDIVLAGFMTHMCVNSTARSAFNLGFRPTIIAATTATRDLPGPDGAVVPAATLQSASLAAVADLFAIVKPSVADIPA; encoded by the coding sequence ATGTCCACGCCACAGACGCTGCGCGATGTCTCCGGCCTCGGCGCCGAAGCCCCGAGCCTGAAGAGCTCGGCGCTTATCATGATCGACTTCCAGAACACCTATCGCGAAGGCGTCATGAAGCTCGAGGGCGTCGAGCCGGCGATCAAGGAGGGCGCGAAGATCCTCGGCCGTGCCCGCGAAGCCGGCATTCCGATCTTCCATATCCAGCACGACGCCGGCGCCGGCTCGCCCTACGACGTCAACGCCAAGATCGGCGCGATCGCCGATGAGGTCGCGCCGGCCGGCGGCGAGGCGGTGATCGTCAAGAACTATCCCAGCGCCTTCGTCGGCACCGAGTTGCAGAAGCAGCTCGACGCGGCCGGCATCAAGGACATCGTGCTGGCCGGCTTCATGACGCACATGTGCGTCAACTCGACGGCGCGCAGCGCCTTCAATCTCGGCTTCCGCCCGACGATCATCGCCGCGACGACCGCGACGCGCGACCTGCCTGGCCCGGACGGCGCGGTCGTCCCGGCCGCGACGCTGCAGAGCGCGAGCCTCGCGGCGGTCGCCGACCTGTTCGCGATCGTCAAGCCGAGCGTCGCCGACATCCCGGCGTAG
- the hisS gene encoding Histidine--tRNA ligase (ID:RHAL1_04165;~source:Prodigal:2.6) translates to MPTAPPPPKRQPSHGAEMSDTKTRAAEARLPRGLIDRGPADIAATQRMLETIRGVYELYGFEAVETPAIEFTDALGKFLPDQDRPNAGVFSFKDDDEQWLSLRYDLTAPLARFVAENFDRLPKPYRSYRAGYVFRNEKPGPGRFRQFMQFDADTVGAGSVAADAEMCMMMADTLEALGIARGDYVIKVNNRKVLDGVMEAIGLGGAENAGRRLTVLRAMDKFDKFGVEGVRLLLGGGRKDESGDFTKGAGLDDAQAEKVLAVLDARGADDQATVARLAATFGETPRGTEGVEELRGIAALIGGYENRITIDPSVVRGLEYYTGPVFEAELTFEITGDDGQKIRFGSVGGGGRYDGLVGRFRGEDVPATGFSIGVSRLFAALKAIKSPIVADTAHRGPVVVLVLDKPEVARYQALVTRLRQAGIAAELYLGASGMNAQLKYADRRGSICAVIQGSNERDHADGPQVVVRDLVLGAELAKSTKDRADYVELRARAQQAVPETSLVDTVREVLARHT, encoded by the coding sequence TTGCCCACCGCGCCGCCCCCGCCTAAGAGGCAGCCTTCCCACGGGGCCGAGATGAGCGACACCAAGACGAGAGCCGCGGAGGCGCGCCTGCCGCGCGGTCTGATCGACCGCGGGCCGGCCGATATCGCCGCGACGCAGCGCATGCTGGAGACGATCCGCGGCGTCTATGAGCTCTACGGCTTCGAGGCGGTGGAGACGCCGGCGATCGAGTTCACCGACGCGCTCGGCAAGTTCCTGCCGGACCAGGACCGGCCGAACGCCGGCGTGTTCTCGTTCAAGGACGACGACGAGCAGTGGCTGAGCCTGCGCTACGACCTCACCGCGCCGCTCGCCCGCTTCGTGGCAGAGAACTTTGATCGTCTGCCGAAGCCCTATCGCTCGTACCGGGCGGGCTACGTGTTCCGCAACGAGAAGCCGGGGCCGGGCCGCTTCCGCCAGTTCATGCAGTTCGACGCCGATACGGTCGGCGCGGGCAGCGTCGCGGCGGATGCCGAGATGTGCATGATGATGGCGGACACGCTCGAGGCGCTCGGCATCGCGCGCGGCGACTACGTCATCAAGGTCAACAACCGCAAGGTGCTCGATGGCGTGATGGAGGCGATCGGCCTCGGCGGCGCTGAGAACGCCGGCCGCCGGCTGACTGTCCTGCGGGCCATGGACAAGTTCGACAAGTTCGGTGTCGAAGGGGTGCGCCTGCTGCTCGGCGGCGGCCGCAAGGACGAGTCCGGCGACTTCACCAAGGGCGCGGGGCTGGACGACGCGCAGGCCGAAAAGGTGCTCGCCGTGCTCGACGCCAGAGGCGCCGACGACCAGGCGACGGTCGCCCGTCTCGCCGCCACGTTCGGCGAGACGCCGCGCGGAACCGAGGGCGTCGAGGAGCTGCGCGGCATCGCGGCGCTGATCGGCGGCTACGAGAACCGGATCACGATCGATCCGTCCGTCGTGCGCGGCCTCGAATACTACACCGGCCCCGTCTTCGAGGCCGAGCTGACCTTCGAGATCACCGGCGACGACGGCCAAAAGATCCGCTTCGGCTCGGTCGGCGGCGGCGGCCGCTACGACGGGCTCGTCGGGCGCTTTCGCGGCGAGGACGTGCCGGCGACCGGCTTCTCGATCGGCGTTTCGCGCCTCTTCGCGGCGCTCAAGGCGATCAAGTCGCCCATCGTCGCGGACACAGCGCACCGCGGCCCCGTCGTCGTGCTCGTCCTCGATAAGCCGGAGGTTGCGCGCTACCAGGCGCTGGTCACGCGGCTGCGCCAGGCCGGCATCGCCGCCGAGCTGTACCTCGGCGCGTCGGGCATGAACGCCCAGCTGAAATATGCCGACAGGCGCGGGTCGATCTGCGCCGTGATCCAGGGCTCGAACGAGCGCGACCACGCCGACGGCCCGCAGGTCGTGGTGCGCGATCTCGTGCTCGGCGCCGAGCTCGCCAAGTCGACGAAGGATCGCGCCGACTACGTCGAGCTGCGCGCCCGCGCTCAGCAGGCGGTGCCGGAGACGAGCCTCGTCGACACCGTGCGCGAAGTCCTGGCCCGGCACACCTGA